The window GCACATGGGCCACACGGCCATAGACATCCATCAGCGCCAGCGATTCGATCTTCTGGTCGGCCTTGCGCAGCCGCTTGACCAGGCCGGTCATCACCGCGCGCGACATGGCGGCGTTGGTGCTGAGGCAGTGCTCGAACTCGGCACGGCCGAGCATCAGGCAGTCGGTCGGCACCTCGGTGGTGACGGTGGCCGAATGCGGCTCGTTGTCGATCAGGCTCATCTCGCCCAGATAGTCGCCCATGCCCAGCGTGGCCAGGATCACCTCACGCCCGCGCGCATCGGTGGTGAGCACACGCGCCCGGCCGCTGAGCACGATGAACAGTGCGTTGGACTTGCGCCCCTGCTCCACGATCATTTCTCCACGCTTGAAGCGCTGCTTGATGATGGCCTTGGCCACCACTTCTGCTTGGTCCGCCGTCATCATGGAAAACAGCGGCACACGCAGCAGCAGTTCTAGGTTGGAAAGCATCGACATTTACGGGCTCCTTCTACTTCTCTTCCCTGCACGGGGTGGGTTCTTACAATCAAGGGCAAAATTCTGAGCAAGCGTATCACCAGCCCGGCGTTTCTCACGTACCGTCTTGTTTTGTTGTAACAAGTCGCAAACTGTACAGCCACACATCCATTTTCACCACAGGTTTTTCCACCATGAACCCAAGCAAACACGCCAAGGTGCTGATCCTGGGCTCCGGCCCTGCCGGCTACTCGGCCGCCGTCTATGCGGCGCGCGCCAACCTGCAGCCGGTGCTGATCACCGGCATCGCCCAGGGCGGCCAACTCATGACCACCACCGAGGTGGACAACTGGCCTGCCGACGTGCATGGGGTGCAAGGGCCGGAGCTGATGCAGCGGTTTCTCGAGCACGCCCAGCGCTTCAACACCGAAATCATCTTCGACCACATCAGCGAAGTCGACTTCACCGAACGGCCGTTCAAGCTCAAGGGCGACAGCGGCAGTTACACCTGCGATGCGCTGATCCTGTGCACCGGGGCCTCTGCGCAGTACCTCGGTCTGCCGTCGGAAACCGCGTTCCAGGGCCGTGGCGTTTCGGGCTGCGCCACCTGCGACGGTTTTTTCTACCGCGACCAGGAGGTTTGCGTGGTCGGCGGCGGCAACACGGCGGTTGAAGAAGCGTTGTATTTGTCAAACATCGCCAGCAAGGTGGTGCTGGTGCACCGGCGCGACAAGTTCAAGGCCGAGGCCATCCTGGTCGACAAGCTGATGGACAAGGTGGCCGCCGGCAAGATCGAGTTGAAGCTGTTCCATACGCTCGACGAAGTGCTCGGCGACGCCTCGGGCGTGACCGGCGTGCGTTTGCGCCACACGCTCGACGGCGCGCTGCACGACGTGGCCCTCAAGGGATGCTTCATCGCCATCGGCCACAAGCCCAACACCGAAATCTTCGAAGGCAAACTGACGATGAAGAACGGCTACATCGTCACACGCTCCGGCCTCGAGGGCTTCGCCACGATGACCAGCGTGCCGGGCGTGTTCGCCGCCGGCGACGTGCAGGACCATGTCTACCGCCAGGCCATCACCAGCGCCGGCACGGGCTGCATGGCCGCGCTCGATGCGCAGCGCTTCCTGGAAAATCAATAAGGCACCGGATTTGCGCCCTCTCCCTCCCGTAGAGGGTCGGGATGAGGGCCCGGGGCGCTACAAGACCGAATCCTTGCCGATCCCGTGCCGCGATAGATAGGTGCGCAGTTTGCGCAGCGCCTCCATCTGGATCTGACGGATCCGCTCCCGCGTCAGGCCCAGCCGCTCGCTGAGCGTTTCCAGGGTTTCCGGCTCCCGTTCGTGCAGCCCGAAACGCGCATCGAGCACTTCGCGCTCGCGTGCGGTCAGCGTGCCGATCCAGACTTCGAGCAGGCGCTCCACCTCATGGGTCTGGGTGGTGTTCGAAGGGTCGATGGCCAGATCGTCCGGCAGGCTGTCACCGATGCTGCTGCCGTCTTCCGATCGGTCCATCGACGCGTCGAGCGAGCGCGGCGTTTCCGCCAGCGCCAGCAGATCGGCCACGGACTGCGTGTCCCGCCCGAGCAGTGCGGCCACGTCGTCGACGCGCACGCCCTCGGGCCGCAGCGCCGAGAAAGCCGAATCGTTCTCCAGCGCGCGGCGCGCGCGAAGCACCTGTTGCAGTTCACGCACCACGTGCACGGGCAGGCGGATCACCCGCCCCTGGTTCATCACCGCACGCTCCACCGCCTGCCGAATCCACCAGGTCGCATAGGTCGAGAACCGGAAACCGCGTTCGGGCTCGAATTTGTCGATGGCGTGCATCAGGCCGAGGTTGCCTTCCTCGATGAGATCGCTCATGGGCACGCCGCGGCCGAGATAGGACTTGGCGATGCTCACCACCAGCCGCAGGTTGTGCTCGATCATGCGCTGGCGCGCCTCGAAGTCGCCCGCGCGGGCCCGCGTGGCCATCTCGAATTCCTCCGACGGCGTGAACAACGGTGTGCGGCGCACGTCGCGCAGGTACAGGGTGAGTGTGTCGCTGCTGTCGCCGGCCACCGCGGCCGGCTCGATGCCGTCGGCCATCTCGGCCGCTTCGCCAATGCCGGCAAGGCTGTCTTCCGATGGATCGGTCGAGCCAGCGTAACGCGGCTCGGCAACCCGCAAGCGCGGCAGCGACACGCCCGACGCGTCCGAACCCGAGGGTTTGCCGGAGGCGTCGGGATGTTCCAAGGCCTACCTCGCCGGCAGGTATTTGGCGGGATCGACCGGCTTGCCCTGCCGGCGGATCTCGAAGTGCAGCTTCACGCGGTCGGTGTCGCTGCTGCCCATCTCGGCCACTTTCTGGCCCTTGCGCACCGACTGGTCTTCCTTGACCAGCAGGGTCTGGTTGTGCGCGTACGCGGTGAGAAAGGTGTTGTTGTGCTTCAGGATGATCAGGTTGCCATAACCGCGCAGGCCTGCGCCGGCATAGACCACGCGGCCATCGGCCGCGGCCAGCACCGGATCGCCCGCCTTGCCGCTCAGGTCCAGGCCCTTGTTCTTGGCTTCGTCGAAACCAGCCAGCACCCCACCGGGCGTGGGCCAGATGAAGGACAGGTCGTCCTCGCCAGCCGAAGCCGCAGGCGCGCTGGCCACCGGCGGCGCCACCGTTGCCGCGGGCTTGGCCGCGCTGGCGGCACTGGCCGCGGCAGAGGCGGACGAAGCCGAAGAAGCCGGTGCTGCCGGTGCCGGCGTAATGGATGAGGAGGCCACCGGACGCGTCACCACGCCGGTGTCGGCGCTCGGCGTCACGTTGGGCGAAACCACGCGTAAAACCTGTCCGACTTCGATCACATTCGGGTTGTCCAGCGCATTCCAGCGCACGATGTCGCGCCAGTTCTGGCCCGTCTCCAGGCCGATGCGGATCAGCGTGTCGCCGGGCTTCACGGTGTAGTACCCCGGCTTGCCGGCGTTTTCGGCACCGGGCAGCGGCTTCAGCGGAGCCGCCTCCAGCGGTGCGCCGACGCTGCCGCCGGAGGCCGCCGCCGTGCCGCGGTCTTCGATGGGCGCGCGGCTCGCACCCGGCTTGGTAGAAGAACAGCCTCCGAGCACCAACGCAGCCAACACGCCAACCAGCAAAATGCTTTTCTTCCGACCCTGACTGCGCAAACCCAGCATGTGTAATTCCTTCAAGCGATGCCGGATTTTAAGGGGACAAAATGGACCGCCTCGAGCACCTGCTGTTTGAGCCCTTGCGCCGTGCGGTCGATCACCACCAGGGCCTGCTGACCCGTGCCACTGACCATCGGCGCCACCAGCCTGCCGCCGATGGCGAGCTGGTCGGTCCAGGCTTGCGGCACCGCAGCGCCGCCAGCTGCGGCGATGATGCCTGCGTACGGCGCGCCCTTGGCATAACCGAGCATGCCGTCGCCGAACAGCAGATGCACATTGGGCAGCCGGAAGTGGCGCAGGTTCTCGCGCGCCTTGTCGTGCAGGCCGCGCAGCCGCTCGATGCTGTAGACCTCGCGTGCCAGCAGGCTCAGGACCGCGGCCTGGTAGCCGCACCCGGTGCCGATCTCCAGCACACGCGCCAGCGACCCGGTCCGCGCGAGTTCGGCGCCCAGCAGCAGCTCGCTCATGCGGGCCACCACATTGGGCTTGGAAATGGTCTGGCCCAGGCCGATCGGCAGGCTGGTGTCCTCATAGGCCTGGTTCACCAGCGCGGAGTCGACGAAGCGATGCCGCTCCACCGTCCCCATGGCCTGCAGCACCGCGGCCGAGGCGATACCCGAGGCCGCGAGATGGCGCACCATGCGCGCGCGCACCGCGGCCGAATCCATGCCCAGGCCCTGCGTCGCATGCGCCGCCTGGGGCTTCGGCTTCGATGGTGCCGGGCTGGCACCAGAGACCGGCAGGATCTTTCCAGGCGCGCCGGGCTTGCCCGAGGAAAAGTCCAGCCGCGCCGGAAATGAGGGACGTTGTTGTGCCATGGCGTCAACCCTGGCCGGCCTGGCCGCCAACCGCGTCCGCCGTGCCGGCCAGCTTCGATGCCACCTGCGCCCAGTGGCGCAGCCCGTCGCGGTCCGTGAGGTCGACCTTCAGTGGCGTCATCGCCACATGGCCGAGCCTGGTGGCGTGAAAGTCCGTGCCTTCGGAATCGTCCATGGCCGCGCCGGCATCGCCGATCCAGTACATGGTTTCACCGCGCGGGCTGGTCATGGTGATGACCTTCTCCGCGGCGTGCCGGCGGCCCAGCCGGCACACCTGCACGGGCTTGAGTTCCTCGTAGGGCAGGTTCGGGATGTTCACGTTGAGCAGCCAGGGCTTTTCGCCGATGAGCCGCTGCTGGGCCATGCGCTGCACCATGTCGCGCACCACACGGCCGGCCGCGTCGATGTGGCGCCAGCCTTTCTCGGTCTGCGAAAAGGCGATGGCCGGCACGCCGAAGAGATAACCTTCCATGGCCGCCCCCACGGTGCCGGAGTAGATGGTGTCGTCGCCCATGTTGGCGCCGTTGTTGATGCCCGAGACCACCAGGTCGGGCCGGTAGCCGAGCAGCCCGGTCATGGCGATGTGCACGCAGTCGGCCGGCGTGCCGTTCACATAACGAAAGCCGTTGGCCGCCTCGTGCACGTACAGCGGCTGCGCCAGCGTGAGCGCGTTCGACTTGGCGCTGTTGTTGTGCTCCGGCGCCACCACTTCGACCTCGGCCACGTCCTTGAGCGCCTCGTAGAGCGCAAGAATGCCCGGTGCCTGGAAGCCGTCGTCGTTGGAAATGAGGATCTTCATGGCATGTCAGAAAGTGGGGGCATTGTAGGCGCCGCAGGGGACAGCGCCAGGCAGAAAAACCGGCGATCATCGGCGACCCGAATCCCCCGACTGGAGACCCCAATGTTTGCATGGCTCTGCGAAAACCCGACCGGCGTCGATGCGCTCACCTGGCAGGAACTGCCCACGCCCGAGCCGGCTGCCGGCCAGGTGCGCGTGGCCATCCGGGCCGCGAGCCTGAACTTTCCCGACCTGCTGATCGTGCAGAACAAATACCAGCTCAAGCCGCCCTTGCCCTTCGTGCCCGGCGCCGAATACGCGGGCGTGGTCGAGGCCCTCGGCGCGGGCGTGACCCGGTTGAAGGTCGGGCAGAACGTGGCTTGCCTGGCCGGCACCGGCGGCTTCGGCACGCACGTCATTGCCGAGGCGGCCATGTGCCTGCCGCTGCCCGATGGTTTTCCCCACGTGGACGCGGCCGCGTTCATCATGATCTACGCCACCTCGCACCATGCCCTGGTGGACCGCGCGCGACTCAGGGCCGGTGAAACCGTGCTCATCCTGGGCGCGGCCGGCGGCGTGGGCAGTTCGGCGATCCAGATCGCCAAGGCGGTGGGTGCGCGCGTGATCGCCGCCGCCTCCACCGCCGAGAAATGCGCGTTCTGCAAGGGCCTCGGCGCCGACGAGACCATCGACTACGGCAGCCAGGACCTGCGCGAAGCCATCAAGGGGCTGACCGGCGGCAAGGGGCCGGATGTGATCTACGACCCGGTCGGCGGCGCATTGGCCGAGCCCGCATTTCGCGCCATCGCGTGGCGCGGGCGCTACCTCGTCGTGGGTTTCGCCGCGGGGCAGATTCCAGCCCTGCCGTTCAACCTGGCGCTGCTCAAGGGCGCCTCCATCGTCGGCGTCTCCTGGGGCGGCTTCGCCAGGCAGGAACCCGAGGCCAGCGCTGAGGCCCTGGCCGAACTCGTGCGCTGGTACGGCGAAGGCAGGATCAAGCCGGTGATCGACCGGACCCTGCCGATGGCCGAACTCAAGGCCGCCTACGCGCGCATGGGCTCGCGCGAGGTCAAGGGCAAACTCGTCCTGGTCAACCCGTGAAGCCGGAAGGCCGCAGGCTCTGCAGCCTTTGGGCAAACACCTCCGGCCTGAGCGGCCGGTCGAAGTGGTAGCCCTGCGCATAGGTGCATTGCAGATGGCGCAGGCGTTGCGCCACTTCCTCGGTTTCCACGCCTTCGGCCAGCACGGCTAACCCGAGGCTGAGCGCGAGTGAGATCACACCGCGCACGATCGCCGCGTTGTCGGGATCGTCGATGAGGTCGCGTACGAAGGACTGGTCGATCTTGATCTTGTCGAACTTGATGCGGCGCAGGTAGGCGAAGCTCGAATAGCCCGTTCCGAAATCGTCGATGGACAGCTTCACGCCCAGCGCCTTGAGCCGGCGCAGCACCGCCATCACCGCCTCGCCATCGTGCAGCAGCACGCTCTCCGTGAGCTCGAGCTCCAGGCGGTCCGGTGAAATCCCGCTGATGGCGAGGGCGTCCTCCACCTGCTTGAGCACCACGCCGCGCTGGAACTGCCGGGCAGACAGATTCACCGACATCATCAGCTCGGGATGTCCCGCGTCGTGCCAGGCCCGCAGCTGCAGCGCAGCCTTTCTCAGCACCAGGCCGCCGAGCGCCTCGATCAGGCCGCAGTCTTCGGCAATCGGGATGAACAAGCCCGGCGGAATGCTGCCGCGCTCCGGATGGTCCCAACGGCACAGTGCCTCGGTGCCGACGATGCGACCGCTGGGCAGGTGGATCAGCGGCTGGTATTCGAGCCGGAGCGTGTCGCTCTCGATGGCGGTGCGCAATGCCGCCTCGATGCGCAGCCGCTCGAGCGCGGCCTCGTTCATGGTGGCGTTGGCGAACTGGTAGGTGCCGCGGCCGTTGCGCTTGGCCGCGTACAGCGCCGAGTCGGCACGGCCGAACAGGGCGTCGAAGTGCTCGCCATCGGACGGAAACATGGCGATGCCGGCGGAGATCGACACATTCACCGGCAGGTCGGCCAGGGTCATGGTGCGGCCCACGGCCTCGGTGAGCGCATTCACCATGTGCGCCGCCTCCGCCGTGCCCTGCACATTGCGCACCAGCACCAGGAACTCGTCGCCACTGAGGCGGCCGACGATGGTGCGTTCGTTGTGCGCGGCGCTGAGCCGATTGCCCACCTCACGCAGCAACTGGTCGCCCGCGGCATGGCCCAGCGAGTCGTTGAGTGTCTTGAAGTTGTCGACGTCGATCACGATCAGCGCCACCTGTTCGCGCGTGGCCTGCGCGTGCTTGAGCACCAGGGTCGAACGCAGTGCGGTCTGCGCGCGGTTGGGCAGGCCGGTGATCAGGTCCTGGCTCGACAGGTAGGCAATTTTTTCCTCGGCCGCCTTGCGCGAACTCAGGTCGGAGAAGGAGGCCACGTAATGCGTGATTTCCCCGTGCGCGCGCTGGTGCAGCGCCGACAGGCTCATCCACTGCGGATAGACCTCGCCATTCTTGCGCCGGTTCCAGATCTCGCCGGCCCAGCGCCCTTCCTCGTTCAAAGTCTTCCACAAAGCCTGGAAGAACTCGGGGCCGTGCTGCCCCGAGGCCAGCATGCCGGGGTCGCGCCCGAGCACTTCCGCCGCCTGGTAGCCCGTGATCTCCGAGAACGCGCCATTGACCATGATGATGCGGTTCTTCTCGTCGGTGATGATGATCCCGTCGGTGCTCTGCTCCAGCACACGGCCGGCGAGCTCGAGCTTGGTGGCGGCAATGCGCTGGTCGGTGATGTCGCGGCGCACCACCAACAGGTGCAGGCGCTGGCCGCGCCGGCCGAAGGTCGGCACACGCACCACATCGAACGAACGGACATTGCCCTGGCCGTCGTCGGCCGTTTCCTGCATGTGCGAGGCCCGGCCCGACTGCCAAGTGGCCTCCTCGGCCAGCGCGCTGTGGCGCAGTCCGGCGCTGGCCGGATGGTTGCGGTTGGCGATCTCCAGATCCGTGTAGCCGTAAGCCTCCTGCTCGGTGAGCCCGAGCACCGCGCGGGCGGCCGGATTGGTCAACAGCCAGCGACTTTCGCCGTCCTTCAGGTAGACCATGTCCGGCAAATGGCGGAACACCGAATTCAACAGCTTGTCGCGATCGCGCAGCCGGCGGTCGGCTTCGGAACGGGCGGTCACGTCCAGGCCGATCCACCACGAGATACCCGATGCCGCCCCGATCTTCAGACCCTCGATGGCCGACCAGGCGATGCGCCGCTTGCTGCCCGAACGCGTGGTCAGCGTCCACTCCATGTTGCGAAGACTGGACTGCGTTTCGTGCAGATCGGCCAACTTGCGCGCCAGGTAGACCGGCTCGGGATAGAGCAGTTGCAGCGCACCCGGATTGCCGACGATCTCCTCGCTGCGGTAGGCGGTGACCGACTCGCACTCCTGGTTCCAGAACACGATGATCCGGCGCGGCAGGTCGAGTGCGATAACCAGCACCGGCAGGCGCTGCAGCACCTCCAGCACCTGCGGCGAGTTGGGCTCCGAGGCTTCGGGCTCCGTCAACTCCTCACGCGTCGTTTCGCCGGCTTCCAGGTAGAAATGGTCGTTGGCATTGAAGCCTTCGACCGTGATCACCGTCGGCGTTAGATCGGAAGATTCGGAGTCCACACATCAGTCCTGCAGGCCATGGGAGAAGTTCCGTTGAGACCGGGCCCGGCCTAGTCCGACGGATTCGCGTCGCCATGCGCCTCATCCGATCGAAAATTTCGCGAATTAAGCACCTGACCCGTCCATATTAGTGCATGACGAGGGTTTTTCCGCATCGGCTCCTGCCAAGCTACGGTTCACCTCGCAAAGTTGACGGGTTCGGGGTCGCCCGGGACGCGCCCATCCCATCCTCAAGAAGCCGATGCCCTCGTCGCGGCTTCCGCGCCACGGCCACGCTCAGCCCTTGAACAGCTCCGCCATGGTGCGGCGCAGCCATTGGTTCGCGGCGTCGTGGTGATTGCGCTCGTGCCAGAACTGGCACACCTCGAAAGTTGGCGCGTCGATGGGCAGCGGCAGCAACTGGACCCGCGGCATCGGCCTGATGTGCGCCACCACCGAGCTCGGCACCGTGGCCAGCAGGTCGGTCTGCTGGACGATGCCGGGCACCACCATGAAATGCGGCACGCGCAGCGCAACGCGCCGCCTCAGGCCCCGATCGGCCAGATGGCGTTCGATGAAGGTCGTCGTCGATGACTGCAACGAGGCCGTGCGGTAGCGCGAACCCGCGGGCTCGACCATGATGTGCGACTCCTGCGTGAACTGTGCCAGCGTGAGCACCCGTTCGATGCGCGGATGGGCTTCGCGGGCGATGCAGACATAGGAATCGACGAACAGCCGTTGCTGGTAGAAACCAGCTTTCAGGGCCGGCAGGTAGCCGATGGCCAGATCCGCTTCGCCGCTGGCGAAGGCCTCTTGATAGGACTCGCGTGGCAGTTGCAGGATGCGCAGGTTCACATCCGGCGCAACGGCCTTGAGCTTGGTGATCAGCGTCGGCAGGTAGACCAGCTCGCCGATGTCGCTCATCAGGATCTGGAAGGTGCGCGTGCACGTCTTCGGGTCGAACACCGCCGCCACGCCGAGCGCGCCTTGCAGCAGGCCGAGGCCCTCGCGCACCGACACCGCGATCTGCCTTGCAAACGGTGTGGGCTCCATGCCGCTGGGCACACGCACGAACAGCGGATCGTCCCAAAGCTTTCGCAGCCGGGCCAGCGCATGGCTCATCGACGGCTGGGACAGGCCGAGCCGGAAACCCGCGCGCGTGAGGTTGCCGTCCTGCATCAGCGCATCGAAGGCCAGCAGCAGGTTGAGATCGGTTTTCTGAAGGTCCATGGACAATGCCTTGTCATTAGCCTGATGAATGCAGCACATGCCGCCCATCGATTGTATGGATGAACGCGCGGTGATAACTTCGCGCCCACTACAAAGGCAGGAGACAACGACATGGACCATGCCCCAGCGGCATCCCCGGCACGCAAGCCCAAAAAACTCCGGTCCGACATGGGCTGGAGCGACCCGCACAGCATCACCGTCCAGGGGCTGGACCTGTGCACCGACATCCTCGGCCACCTCAATCTCGGCGACTTCGCCTTCCTCGAAATCAAGGGCCGCCGGCCCGACGCCCGCGAATCGCAAGTGTTCAACGCCCTGCTGGGTACGCTGGTCGAACACGGCATGACGCCGATGGTCATCGCCGCGCGGCTGACCTACCTGGGCGCCCCAGAGTCGCTGCAGGGTGCCGTGGCCGCGGGCATCCTGGGCATGGGCACGACTTTCGCCGGCACGGCCGAGGGGTCGGCCCGCCTCCTGCAGGAAGCCATCCGGCCCGAGACCACGATGGAGCACCTGCCCGCCCTGGCGGAAGACATCGTGGCCCGCCACCGCGCCAGCCGCACGGCGATCCCGGGCATCGGCCACCCGTTGCACAAACCCATCGATCCGCGCACACCAGTGCTGTTCAACCTCGCCGAGGCCAACGGCCTCAGCGGCCGCTACGTGGCGTTGATGAAGCTGGTGGCCCAGGCCGCCGAGCGCGCGCTGGGCAAGCCTGGCCAGCTGCCGGTCAATGCCACCGGCGCCATCGGCGCGCTGTCCTCCGAACTGGACATCCCCTGGCGGCTGTGCCGCGGCCTGGCCGTCATCGGCCGGACCATCGGCATCGTCGGCCATCTGGCCGAGGAACTGCGCAACCCGATCGGCCGCGAGGTGTGGGAACGCACCGAAGACGAGTCGAGCGAACACAACCGGACCTGAGCCACCACCCATGCAAGACCTCGGACTCACCGAAGAACAACGCCTGATCCGCGACAACGTGCGTGCGCTGGCCCGCGAACGCTTTGCGCCCGGCGCCGCCCTGGCCGACAAGCAATACCAGGCGCCGGTCGCCAACCTCAGGGTGCTCGCGGACCACGGCTACACCGGCATGTGCATGCCCTCCGCCTACGGCGGCTCGGAGCTTGGCCTGCTGGAGAACGTGCTGGTCGTCGAGCAACTGGCCCGGTACTGTGCCAACACCGCCATGCTGTTTTCGTGCACCGACGGCGCGACGCCGCGCGCCATCCTCGGCATCGGCTCCGAGGCGCACAAACAGAAATACCTGCCGCGCATCGTGAAGGGTGAATTGCTCACTGCCTGGAGCATGTCCGAGCCCAACGCCGGCTCCGACGTGGGCAACGTGCAGACGCGGGCGGTGCGAGAGGGCGACGCATTCGTCCTCAACGGCAGCAAGCTGTGGTGCACCGCCGCCCAGGTGTCCGACCTGTTCCTGGTGCTGGTGCGGCTCGATCCGGCGCCCGGCATGAAGGGCGTGGGCGCGATGCTGGTGGAGCGCGGCACGCCGGGCTTCACCATCGGCAAACACCTGGACCTGCTGGGACTTCGCGGCACCGGCATGGCCGAACTGGTGTTTGACAACTGCCGCGTCCCGGCCGACAACCTGTTCCTGCCTGCGGGCCGCATGCGCGAGCTGCTGGGGGTGCTGGACGCGGACCGCATCAGCGGCAACCCGCCCGTGTGCCTGGGCATCGCCCAGTCGGCGTTCGAGAACGTGGTCGCACACGTGAAGGACCGGCAGCAGTTCGGCAAGCCGCTGGCCGACAACCAGGGCCTGCAGTGGAAGCTGGCCGACATGGCCATGGACATCGAGGCGGCGCGCGCCCTGCTGTACCGCGCCGCGATGCGGGTGGACGAAGGCCGCCCGAGCATCGCCGACACCTCCATCACCAAGGCCTATACCAACCAGATGGCGGTGCGCGTGACCAACGAGGCCATGCAGCTGGCCGGGGCCTACGGCCTGTCGGAGGAATACCCCTTCGAGCGCTACTTCCGCGATGCGCGGGGCATGTCGATCGGCTACGGCACGGTGGAGATCCACCGCTCGTCCATCGCGCGCGAAATCATCGCCGGCCGCTACGGCGTCTGAACCACCACCAGACAGAGGAGACAGGAATGACCAGCAGAAATGACGAGATCCAGGCCGGTGGCGGCCAGACCTTCCATGCCTATGTAAGCGTGCCGGAGCGGCCCAACGGCCATGCCGTCGTGGTCGTGCAGGAGATCTTCGGTGTGACGCCGCACATCCGCGACGTGGCTGACCGCTATGCGCGCGATGGCTACCTGGCCATCGCGCCCGACCTGTTCTGGCGCATCGAACCCGGCCTCTCGCTGAGCCATTCCAAGGAAGACATGCAGCGTGCATTCGCTGTGCTGGCGCAGTTCGATGAAGACCTCGGCGTGCAGGACCTGCGCGCCACGCTCGCCCATGTGCGCGCCCAGCCCGGCATCACCGGCGTGGGCCTGGTGGGCATGTGCCTGGGCGGCAAGCTGGCCTACCTGGCCGCTGCGCGCCTGCCGGTGGATGCCAGTGTGGCCTTCTACGGCGTGGGCATCGAGAAGCACCTCGGCGAAGCCCAGGCGCTGAAGCACCCGTTGCTGATGTTCTTCGGCGGCAAGGACCGATACGCCCCGCCCCCCGTGCGCGCGCAGATCGAGGCGGCCACGGCCGGCAACCCGCTCGCGGCGGTACGCGTGTACGAGGATGCCGACCACGGCTTCTACACGCGCGGCACACCCGAGGTCATCCAGTCGGCGCACGCGCAAGCCAGGGCCTTTCTCGAGCAACATCTGCCGCATGCGGGAGCCCGCCCATGAGCAGCCGCTTCGAAGACATCGAAGTTGGCCAGCGTTGGACCAGCCCCGGCCGCACGCTCACCGAGGCCGACCTCACGCTGGCCTGCATGACCAGCGGCGACTGGCATCCGATCCACGCCGACGCCGAGTTCGCCGGCCGCTCGCTCGCTGGGCAGCGCATCTTCCAGGGCACCTACGGCCTGCACGTGGCGATGGCCATGGCCACGCCCTTCCCCGACCTGGGGGCCGACGTGATCGGCGCGCTGGGCCTGAGCGACTGGCACTACGCCGCGCCGCTGTGCATCGGCGACACCGTGCACGTGGAGGTGGAGATTGCGGCCAAGCGCACCACCTCCCGGCCCGGCCGCGGCGTGGTGGAGCGGCGCATCACACTCAAGAAGGCCGACGGCAGCGTCGCCCAGCAGGGCACGGCCCAGATGATGGCGCGTTGCGCCGAGGAGGCCGCATGATCCTCGGCGACGTGATCGAGCGCAACGCGCGCTGTTTCGGCCACCATCCGGCACTGCTGTTCGAAGGCCGCCGCATCGACCACCGCACGTTCCACGAACGCGTGGTGCGGCTCATCAACGCGCTGGCTGACCTGGGTTGCGTGAAGCAGGACCGCATTGCCGTGCTGTCGCGCAACTGCCCCGAGTACCTGGAGGCCTATGGCGCCGCCGCGCTCGGCGGCTTCGTGGGCCTGGGGCTGAACTACCGACTCTCGGAGACCGAACAGGCCGCCGTGCTGGCCGACGCCCAACCGGCGGTCTTCATCTTCGAGGCGGAATACGCCGGGCGGGCGCGTGCGCTGCGCGATCGGCTGCCGCCCGGCACGCATTGCATCTGCTTCGAGGGGCCTATGGACGGCGCGCTCGGCTACGAGACCTTGCTGGCCGCGGCATCGCCCGTGCAGCCCGCCTTGCGTGCCGTGGAAGACGACACCTTCCTGCTGATCTACACCA of the Rhodoferax koreense genome contains:
- a CDS encoding MaoC/PaaZ C-terminal domain-containing protein codes for the protein MSSRFEDIEVGQRWTSPGRTLTEADLTLACMTSGDWHPIHADAEFAGRSLAGQRIFQGTYGLHVAMAMATPFPDLGADVIGALGLSDWHYAAPLCIGDTVHVEVEIAAKRTTSRPGRGVVERRITLKKADGSVAQQGTAQMMARCAEEAA
- a CDS encoding dienelactone hydrolase family protein encodes the protein MTSRNDEIQAGGGQTFHAYVSVPERPNGHAVVVVQEIFGVTPHIRDVADRYARDGYLAIAPDLFWRIEPGLSLSHSKEDMQRAFAVLAQFDEDLGVQDLRATLAHVRAQPGITGVGLVGMCLGGKLAYLAAARLPVDASVAFYGVGIEKHLGEAQALKHPLLMFFGGKDRYAPPPVRAQIEAATAGNPLAAVRVYEDADHGFYTRGTPEVIQSAHAQARAFLEQHLPHAGARP
- a CDS encoding acyl-CoA dehydrogenase family protein; amino-acid sequence: MQDLGLTEEQRLIRDNVRALARERFAPGAALADKQYQAPVANLRVLADHGYTGMCMPSAYGGSELGLLENVLVVEQLARYCANTAMLFSCTDGATPRAILGIGSEAHKQKYLPRIVKGELLTAWSMSEPNAGSDVGNVQTRAVREGDAFVLNGSKLWCTAAQVSDLFLVLVRLDPAPGMKGVGAMLVERGTPGFTIGKHLDLLGLRGTGMAELVFDNCRVPADNLFLPAGRMRELLGVLDADRISGNPPVCLGIAQSAFENVVAHVKDRQQFGKPLADNQGLQWKLADMAMDIEAARALLYRAAMRVDEGRPSIADTSITKAYTNQMAVRVTNEAMQLAGAYGLSEEYPFERYFRDARGMSIGYGTVEIHRSSIAREIIAGRYGV